The following proteins are encoded in a genomic region of Mycoplasma sp. NEAQ87857:
- a CDS encoding HAD-IIB family hydrolase, with protein sequence MINKWAIFSDVDGTIYPFPDKTLSTNTINKTKELSLKNIPFVINTGNGPFNKIQRLCDQLSSRYIVCSNGALIFDNLTKEILHVEYMPVAEVEKVFQVAKETNVGLYYFGTHQYYLHLYTQEFKEFISEFCEYNDWITDGSIPNDVHKVEIYGPRENLVNFYNLAKERNIDLNICDVKSHIEITKSNVSKGTGAKWLCDNVFEMNIKDAMTVGDSQNDISMFELSDYAYVMDNADNHTKGYAKFFTSDVKQDGLVEAIDDYLYRSDFELKRMVSQGKKKISR encoded by the coding sequence ATGATTAATAAATGAGCAATTTTTAGTGATGTCGATGGGACAATTTACCCATTCCCAGATAAGACATTAAGTACAAATACCATTAATAAGACAAAAGAATTAAGTTTAAAAAACATTCCTTTTGTTATTAATACTGGTAATGGACCATTTAATAAAATTCAAAGATTATGTGATCAATTATCATCAAGATATATTGTATGTTCTAATGGAGCATTGATATTTGATAATTTAACTAAAGAAATCTTACATGTTGAATATATGCCTGTTGCTGAAGTAGAAAAAGTATTCCAAGTAGCTAAAGAAACAAATGTTGGTTTATATTACTTTGGTACTCATCAATATTATTTACATTTATACACTCAAGAATTTAAAGAATTTATATCTGAATTTTGTGAGTATAACGATTGAATCACTGATGGTTCAATTCCAAATGATGTACACAAAGTTGAAATTTATGGACCTAGAGAAAATTTAGTTAATTTCTATAATTTAGCTAAAGAACGTAATATTGATTTAAATATATGTGATGTTAAATCACATATAGAAATAACTAAATCAAATGTTTCTAAAGGTACAGGAGCTAAATGATTGTGTGATAATGTTTTTGAAATGAATATTAAAGACGCAATGACTGTTGGAGATAGTCAAAATGATATTTCAATGTTTGAATTATCAGATTATGCTTATGTTATGGATAATGCTGATAATCACACTAAAGGATATGCAAAATTCTTCACTTCAGATGTTAAACAAGATGGTTTAGTTGAAGCAATTGATGATTATTTATACCGTAGTGATTTTGAATTAAAACGAATGGTTTCTCAGGGTAAAAAGAAAATATCGAGATAA
- a CDS encoding DUF4231 domain-containing protein, with amino-acid sequence MKWLNEVKMNVEFLNKKIEKIYKKIKLQYYVYATFYYILNMITIFAALVIGVLAVYYLAGSNKLGERQNILNNPWYNEVLVGVGFYPVLTTSINSFIGFVSGILSFFVVNKKYQDRKIQSKKIQLHILICKEQLSIYKNIDNEGERLFMLYKNILNILEIDKYSYQDLINEDFNETK; translated from the coding sequence ATGAAATGGTTAAATGAGGTTAAAATGAATGTCGAGTTTTTAAATAAAAAAATTGAAAAAATATATAAGAAAATTAAATTACAATATTATGTTTATGCTACTTTTTATTACATTTTAAATATGATTACTATTTTTGCTGCTTTAGTAATAGGTGTATTAGCTGTATATTATCTTGCAGGAAGTAATAAGCTAGGAGAAAGACAAAATATATTAAATAACCCTTGATATAATGAAGTGCTTGTAGGGGTTGGGTTTTATCCAGTATTAACCACTAGTATCAACTCTTTTATTGGTTTTGTATCAGGGATATTATCATTTTTTGTTGTTAACAAAAAATATCAAGATCGCAAAATACAATCTAAAAAAATTCAATTACATATTTTAATTTGTAAAGAGCAATTATCGATATATAAAAATATCGATAATGAAGGTGAAAGATTATTTATGTTATACAAAAATATTTTAAATATCTTAGAAATTGATAAATACAGCTATCAAGATTTAATTAATGAGGATTTCAATGAAACAAAATAA
- a CDS encoding endonuclease: MNLKKYLALSFGAIAPLATIGMVACQNPTNNGDNKNKGGNKDNNVTPDPKLATQDQKNTLIQKIKLKQTNFSTQIAQLLEKVNDKIKSIDGTNPFEALKTQIEAFKNTPATVWEQRINSATKKDELDQIEKDFDKAMEALDTFVNNLTQQIETLLKYDSEKTADDNPNKKEESSNNSPTTPGTSNSANESKYIYTYDANNDYYKPLEGKSGKELFDAILALQKSKLHPHSGAYNDLVRFYVESKAFKDLYYEKDGSLLDIYSENPNGKDPYEYTTYQSGNYKKEGDSTNREHLIPQSWFNKEEPIRSDSQFVWPTDSKVNGIRSNYPHDVVKTVSETSENGSKLGTNADGQKVFEPIDAFKGDVARAYLYFAATYSFGNINGLSIYMKNSIFDRNDTFGLPLYWINLYVNWDKKDPVDMFDITRNNESAKYESLRNPFIDYPDLYNNLFIENPKPFVNKGILISAKLNPNYKDTNSSSNVNINIPDNNTPRNNSSTTNNSPSNNGNSSSSMDNSANLDQYADAFKNGYQIDQAKKEELIQNLNQNHVIRFDYKNNSLIILTNNSKPDWKQETNILRFATFNGNLPRGIQMANEESENGDTRFGSNLSYTFTDNKLTIKFKVAKYKGKNKAQDVSNTINTLEFTLS; the protein is encoded by the coding sequence ATGAATTTAAAGAAATATTTAGCACTTAGTTTTGGTGCAATTGCACCATTAGCAACTATTGGGATGGTTGCTTGTCAAAATCCAACTAATAATGGAGATAATAAAAATAAAGGTGGTAACAAAGATAATAATGTTACACCAGATCCAAAATTAGCAACCCAAGACCAAAAAAATACATTAATCCAAAAAATTAAACTTAAACAAACTAATTTTTCTACACAAATAGCTCAACTTTTAGAGAAAGTTAATGATAAAATTAAAAGCATTGATGGAACCAATCCGTTTGAAGCATTAAAAACTCAAATAGAAGCCTTTAAAAATACTCCAGCAACAGTTTGAGAACAAAGAATTAACTCTGCTACAAAAAAAGATGAACTAGATCAAATTGAAAAAGATTTTGATAAAGCTATGGAAGCTTTAGATACATTTGTAAATAATCTTACACAACAAATTGAGACTTTATTAAAATATGATAGTGAAAAAACAGCAGATGATAATCCAAATAAAAAAGAAGAATCATCAAATAACTCACCAACTACACCAGGTACATCAAACTCTGCAAATGAAAGTAAATATATTTACACATATGATGCTAATAACGATTACTACAAACCTTTAGAAGGAAAAAGTGGTAAAGAATTATTTGATGCAATTTTAGCTTTACAAAAATCTAAATTACATCCACATTCTGGAGCTTATAATGATCTTGTGAGATTTTACGTAGAAAGTAAAGCTTTTAAAGATTTATATTATGAAAAAGATGGAAGTTTATTAGATATTTATTCTGAAAATCCTAATGGCAAAGATCCGTATGAATATACAACATATCAATCAGGAAATTATAAAAAAGAAGGTGATTCAACCAATAGAGAACACTTAATTCCACAATCATGATTTAATAAAGAAGAACCAATTAGATCTGATAGTCAATTTGTATGACCTACAGATAGTAAAGTTAATGGCATTAGATCTAATTACCCTCATGATGTTGTTAAAACCGTGTCTGAAACATCAGAAAATGGATCAAAATTAGGGACTAATGCTGATGGTCAAAAAGTTTTTGAACCAATTGATGCATTTAAAGGAGATGTAGCAAGAGCTTATTTATATTTTGCGGCCACATATTCATTTGGTAATATTAACGGATTAAGCATTTATATGAAGAATAGTATTTTTGATAGAAATGATACATTTGGACTTCCTTTATACTGAATTAATTTATATGTAAATTGAGATAAAAAAGATCCAGTAGATATGTTTGATATTACAAGAAATAATGAGAGTGCTAAATACGAGTCTTTACGTAATCCATTTATTGATTATCCAGATTTATATAACAACTTATTTATTGAAAATCCTAAACCATTTGTTAATAAAGGAATATTAATTAGTGCTAAATTAAATCCTAATTATAAAGATACAAATAGTTCATCAAATGTTAATATAAATATTCCGGATAATAATACTCCAAGAAATAATTCTTCAACAACAAATAATAGCCCATCTAACAATGGAAATTCATCAAGTTCTATGGATAACAGTGCTAATTTAGATCAATACGCTGATGCATTTAAAAATGGGTATCAAATTGATCAAGCTAAAAAAGAAGAATTAATCCAAAACTTAAATCAAAATCATGTTATTAGATTTGATTATAAAAATAATTCACTAATTATTCTTACAAACAATTCAAAACCCGATTGAAAACAAGAAACTAATATTTTAAGATTTGCAACATTTAATGGTAATTTACCAAGAGGGATACAAATGGCTAATGAAGAATCAGAAAATGGTGATACAAGATTCGGATCAAACTTATCATATACATTTACTGATAATAAATTAACCATTAAATTCAAAGTTGCTAAATATAAAGGTAAAAATAAAGCTCAAGATGTATCTAATACAATCAATACATTAGAATTTACTTTAAGTTAA
- a CDS encoding ribonuclease J gives MENVNIFALGGQDENGKNCYVLEHNNNIYIINTGVKIPINSQNGVDTLIPDFSYLEKNKNKIQGVFISDIKNETFSALPWLVMKIPGLVIYTSAFNKVLILERLSKYNISDANYKVQVINQPIKLGQLTIKPFALSGSLPGNIGFDFMTKNGDYLFMFNFVEGNLGIYGKTYFKELRQFLGNNKINALVVDAGKSNFNSKAINKLNKSAQIDQAFENADPKAKIVVGAYDEEMVVLEQVLRNAKKYNRPVAMYGKTYAQLLYLITQVNNKLELPQIIDHKTINKTENVVVLVTGSIERLYARFLRITDNKDVYLRLNKADTVIMLAPPVNGLESLAAVTLDEIAKICSKIYDIQESEYFRSRPSKHDIYNLVKTLKPKTVIPAQGLYRYLVDASNYLMEDKELKKNMHPIILQNGKVVHYVDGNLFSLNGKVKEVGDTIIDGFGVGDISSEVIAERDSLGREGVIIINTLYSPKSKKIISKLHINYVGVIDETDQPEINKLIKSILIETFNSKQFSSMRELNEKVRKIIRKKIFKLTDKDPMVALTLTKL, from the coding sequence ATGGAAAACGTCAATATTTTTGCCTTAGGAGGGCAAGATGAAAATGGTAAAAATTGTTATGTTTTAGAACATAACAATAATATTTATATCATTAATACAGGGGTTAAAATACCAATCAACTCACAAAATGGAGTAGACACATTAATTCCTGATTTTAGTTATTTAGAAAAAAATAAAAACAAAATTCAAGGTGTTTTTATTAGTGATATTAAAAATGAAACTTTTTCTGCTTTACCATGATTGGTAATGAAAATACCTGGATTAGTAATCTATACTTCTGCTTTTAATAAGGTTTTAATTCTTGAAAGATTAAGTAAATATAATATTTCAGATGCTAATTATAAAGTTCAAGTTATTAATCAACCAATTAAATTAGGTCAATTAACAATTAAACCATTTGCTTTAAGTGGAAGTTTACCTGGTAATATTGGTTTTGATTTTATGACTAAAAATGGTGATTATTTATTTATGTTTAACTTTGTTGAAGGTAATTTAGGTATTTATGGAAAAACTTACTTTAAAGAATTAAGACAATTTTTAGGAAATAATAAAATAAATGCTTTGGTAGTAGATGCTGGAAAAAGTAATTTTAATTCTAAAGCAATTAATAAATTAAATAAAAGTGCTCAAATTGATCAAGCTTTTGAAAATGCAGATCCTAAAGCTAAAATTGTTGTTGGAGCATATGATGAAGAAATGGTTGTTTTAGAGCAAGTATTACGTAATGCTAAAAAATACAATCGTCCTGTAGCTATGTATGGTAAAACTTATGCTCAATTACTTTATTTAATTACCCAAGTTAATAATAAATTAGAACTTCCTCAAATCATAGATCATAAAACTATTAATAAAACTGAAAATGTAGTGGTTTTAGTTACTGGATCAATTGAGCGGTTATATGCAAGATTTTTAAGAATTACAGATAATAAAGATGTTTATTTAAGATTAAATAAAGCAGATACAGTTATAATGCTTGCTCCACCAGTAAATGGTTTAGAATCTCTAGCTGCAGTTACATTGGATGAAATTGCTAAAATTTGTTCTAAGATTTATGATATTCAAGAAAGTGAATACTTTAGATCCAGACCATCAAAACACGATATTTACAACTTAGTTAAAACATTAAAACCAAAAACAGTAATTCCTGCTCAAGGGTTATATAGATATTTAGTAGATGCTTCAAATTACTTAATGGAAGATAAAGAATTAAAGAAAAATATGCATCCTATAATTTTACAAAATGGTAAAGTTGTCCATTATGTTGATGGTAATTTATTTAGCTTAAATGGAAAAGTTAAAGAAGTTGGAGATACTATCATTGATGGATTTGGAGTTGGAGATATTTCTTCGGAAGTTATTGCTGAAAGAGATTCTTTAGGTAGAGAAGGGGTGATTATTATTAATACTCTTTATTCACCTAAATCAAAAAAAATTATCTCAAAATTACACATTAATTATGTTGGAGTAATTGATGAAACTGATCAACCTGAAATTAATAAATTAATTAAATCAATTTTAATTGAAACATTTAATAGTAAACAATTTAGTTCAATGCGTGAATTAAATGAAAAAGTTAGAAAAATTATTCGTAAGAAAATATTTAAACTAACTGATAAAGATCCAATGGTTGCATTAACTTTAACTAAATTATAA
- a CDS encoding thioredoxin family protein, giving the protein MIKQYLWEEAKEILDNNKDNKLIFLTFTTKWCGDCKMMKPVIQRLSEKYQNKKNVTFIEVDAEEAKLFREVDNKWNVLRVPTFILLKGQEIVEKGYEYIPEEILSNWIDKKI; this is encoded by the coding sequence ATGATTAAACAATATTTATGAGAAGAAGCTAAAGAAATCTTAGATAATAACAAAGATAACAAATTAATTTTTCTAACTTTTACCACCAAATGATGTGGTGATTGTAAAATGATGAAACCTGTAATACAAAGATTATCAGAAAAATATCAAAATAAGAAAAATGTTACATTTATTGAAGTAGATGCTGAAGAAGCTAAGTTATTTAGAGAAGTTGATAATAAATGAAACGTTTTAAGAGTTCCAACTTTTATCTTACTTAAAGGCCAAGAGATAGTTGAAAAAGGATATGAATATATTCCTGAAGAAATCTTAAGTAATTGAATTGATAAAAAAATTTAA
- a CDS encoding IS1634 family transposase, whose protein sequence is MKKEKWIIVRSKRKDTYYITAAISNGHARGYKRSIGLGNLEKLEKSTKDPINLLKEACVSWDPEWPKDKILQEVNKVLKNSVVESKVVNYGHQVLFNTIDDLDIFEKTKETRSKELIKILKFIISTRILKQQSLIKTFESIPDYEIEFDSKKTTFYNSLDYLSDNKTTILKNINNSLISKNLRSVDVMWFDSSTVYFETFTSLGLKHPGYSKDGKFKEDQIVVGLITDENGIPIHYKLFKGNTADPNTFIPFINEIKKIYNLRMVTIIADRGMSTNKNIRFLEQNNIDFIISYRLKIATKRTKLFAQDPEGYVDLDNFKFKEETYESLWQKKRPNGRTRRRIITYSEKRAKKDKQDRQILIDNFNKKAKNGIVAQADLLAGKKYKFFKEIENGKTTSYKLDYEKIERDKKFDGLYAYETSRHDLTVQDVVDLYAKQWQVEENFRTLKNALRIRPVYVRSDKHIEGYFLLCFISLVLMRYLLTLVNKNLEPVLGVKNERFTNTRLIKAILSANKYVEVINSKIITEKLIENKDNMQYLNDFAIIKKILETQKP, encoded by the coding sequence ATGAAAAAAGAAAAGTGAATTATTGTTAGAAGTAAAAGAAAAGACACATACTACATCACAGCAGCTATCTCAAATGGTCATGCTAGAGGTTATAAGAGAAGTATTGGTTTGGGGAATTTAGAAAAATTAGAAAAATCTACAAAAGACCCAATTAATCTCTTAAAAGAAGCTTGTGTTAGTTGAGATCCTGAATGACCTAAAGACAAAATTTTGCAAGAAGTAAATAAAGTTCTTAAAAATTCAGTTGTTGAATCAAAAGTTGTTAATTATGGTCATCAAGTTTTATTTAACACAATTGATGACTTGGATATTTTTGAGAAGACAAAAGAAACAAGATCAAAAGAATTAATAAAAATATTGAAATTTATAATTTCAACACGTATCCTAAAACAACAAAGTCTTATTAAAACTTTTGAAAGTATTCCTGATTATGAAATTGAATTTGATTCAAAAAAGACTACATTTTACAACTCTTTAGATTATCTTTCAGATAATAAAACAACTATTTTAAAAAACATCAATAATTCATTAATTTCTAAAAACCTAAGATCTGTTGATGTTATGTGATTTGATTCATCAACTGTATATTTTGAAACTTTTACAAGTTTAGGTCTTAAACACCCTGGATATTCAAAAGATGGAAAATTCAAAGAAGATCAAATTGTAGTGGGTTTAATCACTGATGAAAATGGTATTCCAATCCATTACAAATTATTTAAAGGCAATACAGCTGACCCAAATACTTTCATTCCATTTATCAACGAAATCAAGAAAATTTACAACCTTAGAATGGTTACAATAATTGCTGATAGAGGAATGAGTACCAATAAAAACATTAGATTCCTAGAACAAAATAATATTGATTTTATAATCTCTTACAGATTAAAAATCGCTACTAAAAGAACTAAATTATTCGCTCAAGATCCTGAAGGATATGTTGATTTAGATAATTTTAAATTTAAAGAAGAAACTTATGAATCGCTATGACAGAAAAAACGTCCAAACGGAAGAACTAGACGTAGAATAATAACTTATAGTGAAAAACGTGCTAAAAAAGATAAACAAGATAGACAAATTCTTATTGATAATTTCAATAAAAAAGCTAAAAATGGTATTGTTGCTCAAGCTGATTTGCTTGCTGGTAAAAAATACAAATTCTTTAAAGAAATTGAAAATGGTAAAACAACTTCATACAAGTTAGATTATGAAAAAATCGAGAGAGATAAAAAGTTTGATGGTTTATACGCTTACGAAACATCAAGACACGATCTTACAGTTCAAGATGTTGTTGATTTATATGCAAAACAATGACAAGTTGAAGAAAACTTTAGAACATTAAAAAACGCTTTAAGAATCAGACCTGTGTATGTGCGAAGTGACAAACACATTGAAGGATATTTTCTTTTATGCTTTATATCATTGGTTCTTATGAGATATTTACTAACTTTAGTAAATAAAAACTTAGAACCTGTATTAGGTGTTAAAAACGAAAGATTTACTAACACAAGATTAATAAAAGCAATTTTAAGTGCTAATAAATATGTTGAAGTGATAAATTCAAAAATTATCACTGAAAAATTAATAGAAAATAAAGATAATATGCAATATTTAAATGATTTTGCTATTATCAAAAAGATATTAGAAACTCAAAAACCTTAA
- a CDS encoding IS1634 family transposase, with amino-acid sequence MFVKISKVSGVEYVTLVESKWDKVKKKAVHKVVQRLGRKEDLIANDPLAIEKLKEECKKSKAKISEANQLVTDVMDSLLHNVLLTDNETLDTMCYGNLIYRKLFKTLKLDKFFNKVDKSYRTKYSLSELTEFLVTSRILRPESKLQTFNQKEKFITNYDFSLESVYRSLEKIGKEKSKVVSYLNKQLSSLYNRDLTHCYYDVTTIYFESFDADELRNFGFSKDLKVNQTQVVLALAIDNKGIPITYEVFPGNTNEFKTFLPFLESLKNNFGFQNITIIADKGLNSKNNLLEMKKLGYNYIITEKIKSLDKKVSDAFDLDTFESVTDKFFVRKIPVIDYVNSDEKVYALDDELVLTYSSERSKYDLYHIEKLKQKATKLIEQKNHTTYKSSINTGGKKYISSKVENVEFNQKQYDKDLKTIGFYGIRTNIKEIDPMKIYKQLRGLWKIEESFRVLKTNFEARPVYVWKKESILGHFLICYISLVIQRYLELLLKETVNFEKDDQYLTTSKIIKTLNEKATVVIWGEDKEHFLRLKMDEGLTRILKAFNINSLPKYGKVENLSSIILGKR; translated from the coding sequence ATGTTTGTGAAAATTAGTAAAGTAAGTGGTGTTGAATATGTAACACTAGTGGAATCAAAATGAGACAAAGTTAAAAAGAAAGCAGTTCATAAAGTTGTACAAAGATTGGGTAGAAAAGAAGATTTAATAGCAAACGATCCACTTGCTATTGAAAAATTAAAAGAAGAATGTAAAAAGTCAAAAGCAAAAATATCAGAAGCAAATCAATTAGTAACTGATGTTATGGATTCACTTCTTCATAATGTACTTCTTACTGATAACGAAACTTTAGACACTATGTGTTATGGTAATTTGATTTATAGAAAATTATTCAAAACACTAAAGTTAGACAAGTTTTTCAATAAAGTTGATAAAAGTTATAGGACAAAATACTCACTTTCTGAACTTACAGAATTCTTAGTAACTTCAAGAATTTTAAGACCTGAATCAAAACTTCAAACTTTCAATCAAAAAGAAAAATTTATTACAAATTATGACTTTTCTCTTGAGTCAGTTTATAGATCACTTGAAAAAATTGGTAAAGAAAAAAGCAAGGTTGTAAGTTATTTAAACAAACAGTTATCAAGCTTGTACAATAGAGATTTAACACATTGTTATTATGATGTAACAACAATTTATTTTGAAAGTTTTGACGCTGATGAATTAAGAAATTTTGGTTTTTCAAAAGACTTAAAAGTGAATCAAACACAAGTGGTTTTAGCACTTGCTATTGATAACAAAGGTATTCCTATTACATATGAAGTTTTTCCCGGAAATACTAATGAATTCAAAACATTTTTACCATTTTTAGAGAGTTTGAAAAACAATTTTGGTTTCCAAAACATCACAATTATTGCTGATAAAGGCTTAAATTCTAAAAATAACCTATTAGAAATGAAAAAATTAGGTTACAACTACATCATTACTGAAAAAATAAAATCATTAGATAAAAAGGTGTCTGATGCATTTGATTTAGATACTTTTGAAAGTGTTACAGATAAATTTTTCGTGAGAAAAATACCTGTAATTGACTATGTTAATAGTGACGAAAAAGTCTATGCTCTAGATGATGAATTAGTTTTAACTTACTCAAGCGAAAGATCAAAATATGACTTATATCACATTGAAAAATTAAAACAAAAAGCTACTAAACTAATTGAACAAAAGAACCATACAACATACAAATCATCTATTAATACAGGTGGCAAAAAGTATATTTCAAGTAAAGTTGAAAACGTTGAATTCAATCAAAAACAATATGATAAAGATTTAAAGACAATTGGGTTTTATGGGATAAGAACTAATATTAAAGAAATTGATCCAATGAAAATTTATAAACAATTAAGAGGTTTATGAAAGATTGAAGAATCTTTTAGAGTGCTTAAAACCAATTTTGAAGCAAGACCAGTTTATGTGTGAAAAAAGGAATCTATTTTAGGTCATTTCTTAATTTGTTATATATCTTTAGTTATTCAAAGATATCTTGAATTATTATTAAAAGAAACAGTAAATTTTGAAAAAGATGATCAATATTTAACTACATCTAAAATTATAAAAACCTTAAATGAGAAAGCTACAGTAGTCATTTGAGGAGAAGATAAAGAACATTTTTTAAGATTAAAAATGGATGAAGGACTTACAAGAATATTAAAAGCATTTAATATTAATTCACTACCTAAATATGGTAAGGTTGAAAATTTAAGTTCTATTATACTAGGAAAAAGATAA
- a CDS encoding DIP1984 family protein has product MLLAELLNKRTTLQKEMGQIKIWLKQNSISTVGNENNKEWLEKYDLLCEYEVELQNTITLINETNNKVKAGNFQNINAMLLQRDLLNKKISFLEQITETIQNAKREEIRAFKYQKEDVKITPMFINALDFQEEILKLKNELKKLENLIQRTNWTTEV; this is encoded by the coding sequence ATGCTGTTAGCAGAATTATTAAACAAAAGAACCACATTACAAAAAGAAATGGGACAAATTAAAATTTGATTAAAACAAAACTCAATTTCAACAGTTGGTAATGAAAACAATAAAGAATGATTAGAAAAATACGATTTACTTTGTGAATATGAAGTTGAACTTCAAAACACAATAACTTTAATTAACGAAACTAACAACAAAGTTAAAGCTGGAAATTTCCAAAACATTAATGCTATGTTACTTCAAAGAGATCTACTTAATAAAAAAATATCATTTTTAGAACAAATAACCGAAACAATTCAAAACGCTAAAAGAGAGGAAATTAGAGCTTTTAAATATCAAAAAGAAGATGTAAAAATAACTCCAATGTTTATTAATGCATTAGATTTTCAAGAAGAAATTCTAAAATTAAAAAACGAACTTAAAAAGTTAGAAAACTTAATTCAAAGAACTAATTGAACTACTGAAGTTTAA
- a CDS encoding ABC transporter ATP-binding protein: MTNEKKKQKLPIIELTEVVKEFSDKTVLHSIDLEIKRGEFVTLLGPSGSGKTTILRLLGGFEWATRGEIKFNGIDIKDLPAHKRNVSTIFQDYALFPHLNVEGNIAYGLKLKRINKEEINQKHIALLEQKKKLWQNKATLKMNELDKIQEQYELELEKYKEGTYQYRKRQDWLDDSDFKYSYWENYVSQKTEAFENKYFKRKMTKQEMQDKIQKMIKLVGLEGNETKAISQLSGGMKQRVALARSLVIEPEILLLDEPLSALDAKIRQKMQVLLREIQQELGLTFIFVTHDQDEALELSDRVAVMRGGVIEQYDTPKNIYDFPVNIWVAKFIGDSNIFDAKIMKNGNVKMLDKEFKTIHEYEQFKNSNVDALIRPEDIDIVLTTKNTKDKIKGKIKDISYRGSYYYLSVETDEEEIIYVETSKKFEIGDKVYLSWTIDSIHLMDKDPKWDYSNHDFQN; encoded by the coding sequence ATGACAAACGAAAAAAAGAAACAAAAATTACCAATTATTGAGTTAACAGAAGTTGTTAAAGAATTTTCTGACAAAACAGTTCTACATAGTATCGATTTAGAAATTAAACGTGGAGAATTTGTTACTTTATTAGGGCCTTCAGGTAGTGGAAAAACCACAATTTTAAGACTTTTAGGTGGTTTTGAATGAGCTACTAGAGGTGAAATTAAATTTAACGGTATAGACATTAAAGATTTACCAGCACATAAAAGAAATGTGTCTACTATTTTCCAAGATTATGCTTTATTTCCACATTTAAATGTTGAAGGAAATATTGCTTATGGTCTTAAATTAAAAAGAATTAATAAAGAAGAAATTAATCAAAAGCACATTGCTTTATTAGAACAAAAAAAGAAACTTTGACAAAACAAAGCTACATTAAAAATGAATGAATTGGATAAAATCCAAGAACAATATGAACTTGAACTTGAAAAATACAAAGAAGGTACTTATCAATATCGTAAACGTCAAGACTGATTAGATGATTCGGACTTTAAATATTCTTATTGAGAAAATTATGTATCTCAAAAAACTGAAGCATTTGAAAATAAATATTTCAAAAGAAAAATGACTAAGCAAGAAATGCAAGATAAAATTCAAAAAATGATTAAGCTTGTAGGTCTTGAAGGTAATGAAACTAAAGCAATTTCTCAATTATCAGGAGGAATGAAACAAAGAGTAGCATTAGCTAGAAGTTTAGTTATTGAACCTGAAATTCTACTTTTAGATGAACCATTAAGTGCTTTAGATGCTAAAATTAGACAAAAAATGCAAGTTTTATTAAGAGAAATTCAACAAGAGTTAGGATTAACTTTTATTTTTGTTACCCATGATCAAGATGAAGCGTTGGAACTTTCAGATCGTGTAGCAGTTATGCGTGGAGGGGTTATTGAGCAATATGACACTCCTAAGAATATTTATGACTTTCCTGTAAATATTTGAGTAGCTAAATTTATTGGTGATTCAAATATTTTTGATGCTAAAATAATGAAAAATGGAAATGTTAAAATGCTTGATAAAGAATTTAAAACAATCCATGAGTATGAGCAATTTAAAAACAGCAATGTTGATGCTTTAATTCGTCCTGAAGACATTGATATTGTTTTAACTACAAAAAATACTAAAGATAAGATCAAAGGAAAAATTAAAGATATTTCTTATCGTGGAAGCTATTATTATTTAAGTGTTGAAACAGATGAAGAAGAAATTATTTATGTAGAAACTTCTAAGAAATTTGAAATTGGTGATAAAGTATATTTAAGTTGAACAATTGATTCAATTCATTTAATGGATAAAGATCCAAAGTGAGATTATTCAAACCATGATTTCCAAAATTAA